A genomic segment from Syngnathus scovelli strain Florida chromosome 3, RoL_Ssco_1.2, whole genome shotgun sequence encodes:
- the spef2 gene encoding sperm flagellar protein 2 isoform X1, which translates to MSDILCKWLNEDLRLSKVIERNNFAKDFSNGYLIGEVLQKYQIINDVSIFMKKDTSTSKMNNFTRLEPTLQRLGISFDQATAQGLMKEKPGAATHLLYQLYVSLEKQKMRKFEIMQPDALHKMGLQKYSDRPVVKKNDGELKLQKINQDFEKRQPHFEKLAQKKSQLKDQDEKRGTNMKKFSRPKYSDVVSSQNQSADVQVPKPPPYSSLVNMRRQKHQQRKDQQAEIVKAEIAEFEINRKKLTTSGLTSASGGLDGPLGGRTQGSAGENELTLQSSSTYIQEIRQRLQENVAASEQREKRRIRCLVEQLKAHLAQEERWREEQLIRCLTGQTQQEKRLAVQLLQMRKQKDAFRQNRLLIEQQFQQQREKEFREALEREAALTRQAQLDRAEEIQLELEFCKKMAAEFARNRSMKHFENCKEILEQIIDLATKVGEYRLLTANLIPAKLMREWKELLLNGLPLYEQQQRPTSPDPVELQKQELLNSQDYEEYVNMVGEWAWTEEAGEASSPVVPSLNTILRHIFLKMRSLIPLTSPSAILGYKLKACVLGKFCSGKTTCLKSIAQDLKICVLSVDSLVQEALNAHQCRERAIEDNEEKENELLAILNTDLQKEEISRLNLSVRALLGRAAAEVLSKGNVIPDELLVDIVAEAISQIPFESGWILDGFPVNVDQAHLLERAIGFLDKGYEIMERKIDLAIDPNPSLPLPPPPALDLAVLLDIPDQCVAKRAVSYTDGGKHTPGAKGSPQVNNRLFIAQIPHRITSFQDNWIKLEEWFANAGRKSILMRVDADVSKEELCTIMSSILQKAILQRQQDPRQYFEEVDLETPVPALSPPSAASSVQTTAVTNEDESQLSLTEDRPNSVPPADQANRTSTDSTADEDSREEPAPAPASPSPGSSGWVYVDEPLSSSKAEYLCQQWEAVCDSYVSSVKAVMQELRFERTAIDQRLFDIREEFKQFLERPDLKQEFVSQWQKDYNSIPDDLRKNEETKAELIHRLDDLCEHLWDIIDTHKEDDETQRAVLIREKWLEEHSTILVNHHLRLIQEEMSRFQSTRNILRDYYLSAAQQEHLDSIPLLDIEDIGPATVLREILIAKHDDALTVINKLVTTEPLQVDLKAQDSEKIQEKERPQEKEKEKEKEKEKEKENTNKKKDKDKKQKGSSPTPPPAPSPPPAVETVEKSPGGVKNGKQKIIQEYAAALNHEANASNVRINLVKGHGLVLLNSLQSRAEQIFSDMQDSLEAHYVAQMKSIDQLAAVVRHFIEAGAKIQNELVLESIDFCLNGDARLISSPLSQLSPPASAIATSSMLTVLQLESLYHCLCNEAPTGVMSSSEFFHLIKDMLPYNSLPEPWENMSETQLKEIISLLADRSKQIDWRRFLVSAAIPWPFPSLTQLLLVRKQFKAADTGDTGYISEEQYNQTELWFSSESEQSVPEDSYQPLNNRQAHLRKLFFQLFSDHSTTPPQLDYMTMLLCFASDHDPKQGFIKALSVMTGHHLHYPTSSAFDTTDSNLWETTVSSCSQPEENPMEEEECAASMSQTVSIPALLSVVGPKVGKMKGGINPASGCLSQEENVEHLMQIFVELGYSPEDAIPFSVLSKHPSFRNLIEVTNHHLFVNVHNVLQAAQPQGERLNSLLIDDDT; encoded by the exons ATGTCAGACATATTGTGCAAATGGCTCAACGAGGACCTTCGACTGTCAAAGGTTATCG AACGAAATAACTTCGCCAAAGATTTCTCCAATGGTTACCTCATTGGAGAAGTTTTACAGAAATATCAAATCATTAATGATGTCAGTATCTTTATGAAAAAAGA CACTTCCACGTCCAAAATGAACAATTTTACACGCCTCGAGCCAACCCTCCAGCGACTGGGCATCTCCTTTGACCAGGCCACGGCCCAAGGACTGATGAAGGAGAAGCCTGGTGCTGCCACGCATCTTCTTTATCAACTCTACGTCTCGCTAGAAAAGCAGAAAATGAGGAAATTCGAAATCATGCAACCTGATGCCCTGCATAAAATGGGTCTCCAAAAATACTCCGAT CGTCCTGTGGTGAAGAAAAATGATGGGGAGTTGAAGTTACAGAAAATCAATCAAGACTTCGAGAAGAGACAACCTCATTTTGAGAAGTTAGCCCAGAAAAAGAGTCAACTCAAAGATCAGGATGAGAAAAGAGGCACAAACATGAAGAAG TTTTCTCGTCCAAAATACAGTGATGTCGTGTCAAGCCAAAATCAGTCCGCTGATGTCCAGGTTCCAAAACCGCCTCCCTACTCTTCACTGGTCAACATGAGGCGGCAGAAACATCAGCAGCGCAAAGATCAGCAAGCAGAG ATAGTCAAGGCCGAAATTGCAGAGTTTGAGATAAACAGAAAGAAGCTGACCACCTCAGGCTTGACTTCTGCATCTGG TGGTCTAGATGGTCCACTCGGAGGTAGGACTCAAGGCAGTGCCGGAGAAAATGAACTGACGCTCCAGTCCAGCAGCACATATATTCAGGAGATCCGCCAGAGGTTGCAGGAGAATGTCGCTGCTTCTGAGCAGAGAGAAAAGAGACGAATCAGATGTCTGGTCGAGCAGCTCAAAGCCCATTTGGCTCAAGag GAAAGATGGCGAGAAGAGCAACTGATAAGATGTCTGACAGGCCAGACTCAGCAAGAGAAGCGCTTAGCCGTGCAGCTACTCCAAATGCGCAAGCAGAAGGATGCCTTCCGGCAGAACCGCCTGCTGATAGAACAACAGTTCCAGCAACAGCGAGAGAAGGAATTCCGAGAAGCTCTCGAAAGGGAAGCG GCTTTGACCCGTCAAGCTCAGCTGGACCGTGCAGAAGAGATCCAACTGGAGCTAGAATTCTGTAAGAAGATGGCCGCAGAGTTTGCTCGCAACAGGTCCATGAAGCATTTTGAGAACTGCAAGGAGATTTTGGAGCAAATTATAGACTTGGCCACCAAAGTTGGAGAATATCGCCTGCTCACCGCAAA TTTGATTCCAGCAAAGCTGATGCGTGAATGGAAAGAATTGCTGTTAAACGGTCTCCCTCTTTacgagcagcagcagcggcccaCGTCGCCCGACCCTGTAGAGCTCCAGAAACAGGAGCTACTCAACAGTCAGGATTACGAGGAATATGTT AACATGGTTGGAGAATGGGCATGGACAGAGGAGGCCGGGGAGGCCAGCTCACCGGTTGTGCCGAGTCTCAACACGATTCTCAGACATATCTTCTTGAAAATGAGGAGCTTGATCCCGTTAACGAGCCCGTCAGCAATTCTTGGCTACAAGCTCAAGGCGTGTGTGCTGGGCAAGTTCTGCTCTGGCAAAACCACCTGTCTGAAGAGCATTGCTCAAG ATCTCAAAATATGTGTCCTATCAGTGGACAGTCTAGTACAGGAGGCACTGAATGCTCACCAATGTAGAGAGAGG GCCATAGAAGATAATGAAGAAAAGGAGAACGAACTACTTGCAATTCTGAATACCG atctgcAAAAAGAGGAAATCTCACGCCTAAAT TTGTCGGTCCGAGCATTACTGGGAAGAGCTGCCGCAGAAGTGCTGAGCAAAGGCAACGTCATTCCCGATGAGCTCTTGGTGGACATTGTAGCGGAAGCTATCAG CCAGATTCCGTTTGAGTCGGGCTGGATCTTGGATGGCTTTCCAGTCAACGTAGATCAGGCCCATCTACTCGAGAGGGCCATCGGCTTTCTCGACAAGGGCTACGAAATAATGGAACGAAAGATAGACCTCGCCATCGATCCGAATCCTTCGCTGCCCCTGCCCCCGCCGCCTGCGCTGGACTTGGCTGTACTGCTGGACATTCCTGATCAGTGCGTCGCCAAGCGCGCAGTCAGTTACACCG ATGGAGGCAAACATACTCCGGGTGCAAAAGGCTCGCCGCAGGTTAACAACCGATTGTTTATTGCACAGATTCCACATAG GATCACGTCCTTTCAGGATAACTGGATCAAACTTGAGGAATGGTTTGCGAACGCTGGGAGGAAAAGTATTTTGATGCGTGTGGATGCAGATGTATCAAAGGAGGAGCTTTGCACGATCATGAGTAGTATCCTACAGAAGGCTATATTGCAAAGACAGCAAG ATCCTAGGCAATATTTTGAGGAGGTTGACTTAGAGACCCCAGTACCTGCACTGTCTCCCCCTTCTGCTGCAAGTTCCGTCCAAACGACAGCCGTCACAAATGAAGACGAATCCCAATTGAGCCTTACTGAGGACCGACCCAATTCAGTCCCCCCAGCAG ATCAAGCCAACAGGACATCCACCGACTCTACGGCCGACGAGGATTCGCGAGAAGAACCCGCTCCCGCTCCTGCCTCACCCAGCCCGGGTTCTTCCGGCTGGGTCTACGTAGATGAGCCACTCTCCTCA AGCAAAGCCGAGTATCTGTGCCAACAGTGGGAAGCAGTTTGTGATTCTTATGTGAGCAGTGTCAAGGCCGTGATGCAAGAGCTCCGCTTCGAGCGCACTGCTATTGACCAACGCTTGTTTGACATCAG AGAGGAGTTCAAGCAATTCTTGGAGCGACCTGACCTGAAGCAGGAATTTGTATCTCAGTGGCAGAAAGATTACAACAGCATACCTGACGACCTGAGGAAAAACGAGGAGACCAAAGCAGAATTAATTCACCGTCTGGac GACCTGTGCGAGCATTTGTGGGACATTATCGACACGCACAAGGAGGACGATGAGACACAACGGGCTGTGCTCATTCGTGAGAAATGGTTGGAGGAACACAGCACGATCCTGGTCAACCATCATTTAAGACTCATACAG GAGGAAATGAGCCGTTTTCAGAGCACACGCAATATTTTGCGGGACTACTATCTGAGTGCGGCTCAACAGGAACACTTGGACTCCATCCCCCTCCTTGACATTGAAGATATAGGACCTGCAACG GTACTTCGTGAGATCTTGATCGCCAAACACGACGATGCCCTCACAGTCATAAATAAACTG GTGACAACAGAACCTCTGCAGGTGGATCTGAAAGCACAAGACAGTGAGAAAATCCAAGAGAAGGAAAGACCCCAGGAGAAGGAAAAGGAAAAAGAGAAGGAAAAGGAGAAAGAGAAGGAGAACACgaacaaaaagaaagacaaagatAAAAAACAGAAAGGCA GTTCTCCAACTCCCCCTCCTGCTCCCAGCCCACCACCAGCTGTGGAAACTGTGGAGAAGAGCCctggaggtgttaaaaatggcaAACAGAAGATAATCCAAGAATACGCGGCTGCTTTGAACCATGAAG CGAATGCATCAAATGTTCGGATTAATCTGGTGAAAGGCCACGGGCTGGTACTGCTGAACTCTCTGCAAAGCAGAGCAGAACAGATCTTTAGCGACATGCAAGACAGCTTGGAAGCACATTACGTTGCGCAAATGAAGAG tattgaCCAACTTGCGGCGGTGGTGCGCCACTTCATAGAGGCAGGTGCTAAGATTCAGAATGAGTTGGTGCTG GAAAGTATTGATTTCTGTTTGAATGGAGACGCCCGATTGATTTCAAGTCCACTTTCCCAACTGAGTCCCCCTGCCTCGGCGATTGCAACATCTTCAATGCTGACCGTTCTTCAACTGGAATCATTGTACCACTGTCTTTGCAACGAAGCTCCAACAG GTGTCATGTCCAGTTCTGAGTTCTTCCATCTGATCAAGGACATGCTCCCTTATAACTCTCTGCCCGAACCTTGGGAGAACATGAGCGAAACACAG TTGAAGGAGATTATTTCTCTGCTCGCCGATAGATCCAAACAGATAGACTGGCGTCGATTCCTTGTCAGTGCTGCCATCCCTTGGCCGTTTCCTTCTTTAACACAATTGCTGCTTGTGCGCAAGCAGTTCAAGGCAGCAGACACCGGTGACACGGGCTACATAAGTGAGGAGCAATATAATCAG ACGGAGTTGTGGTTTTCCAGCGAGAGTGAGCAGTCCGTCCCCGAGGACTCCTATCAGCCTCTGAATAACCGTCAAGCTCACCTACGCAAG CTTTTTTTCCAGCTGTTTTCCGATCACTCTACCACCCCGCCTCAACTGGACTACATGACCATGCTGCTGTGCTTCGCCTCCGATCACGATCCCAAGCAGGGCTTCATCAAAGCGTTGAGCGTAATGACGGGACATCATCTCCACTACCCCACCTCGAGCGCTTTTGACACA ACTGATTCAAACTTATGGGAGACCACAGTTTCCTCCTGCTCACAGCCAGAAGAAAACCCCATGGAGGAAGAGGAGTGTGCAGCAAGTATGAGCCAGACAGTGTCCATCCCAGCTCTCCTTTCTGTCGTGGGGCCCAAAGtaggaaagatgaaaggtggcaTTAACCCTGCTTCAGGTTGCTTGAGCCAGGAGGAGAATGTTGAG CATCTGATGCAGATATTCGTAGAGCTGGGCTACTCTCCAGAAGATGCCATTCCCTTCTCGGTCCTCTCCAAGCATCCGTCCTTTCGGAATCTGATAGAGGTCACTAATCACCACCTCTTTGTC AACGTTCATAACGTGCTGCAGGCCGCTCAGCCACAAGGAGAGAGGCTCAACAGTCTCCTAATTGACGATGACACCTAA
- the spef2 gene encoding sperm flagellar protein 2 isoform X2, whose translation MSDILCKWLNEDLRLSKVIERNNFAKDFSNGYLIGEVLQKYQIINDVSIFMKKDTSTSKMNNFTRLEPTLQRLGISFDQATAQGLMKEKPGAATHLLYQLYVSLEKQKMRKFEIMQPDALHKMGLQKYSDRPVVKKNDGELKLQKINQDFEKRQPHFEKLAQKKSQLKDQDEKRGTNMKKFSRPKYSDVVSSQNQSADVQVPKPPPYSSLVNMRRQKHQQRKDQQAEIVKAEIAEFEINRKKLTTSGLTSASGGLDGPLGGRTQGSAGENELTLQSSSTYIQEIRQRLQENVAASEQREKRRIRCLVEQLKAHLAQEERWREEQLIRCLTGQTQQEKRLAVQLLQMRKQKDAFRQNRLLIEQQFQQQREKEFREALEREAALTRQAQLDRAEEIQLELEFCKKMAAEFARNRSMKHFENCKEILEQIIDLATKVGEYRLLTANLIPAKLMREWKELLLNGLPLYEQQQRPTSPDPVELQKQELLNSQDYEEYVNMVGEWAWTEEAGEASSPVVPSLNTILRHIFLKMRSLIPLTSPSAILGYKLKACVLGKFCSGKTTCLKSIAQDLKICVLSVDSLVQEALNAHQCRERAIEDNEEKENELLAILNTDLQKEEISRLNLSVRALLGRAAAEVLSKGNVIPDELLVDIVAEAISQIPFESGWILDGFPVNVDQAHLLERAIGFLDKGYEIMERKIDLAIDPNPSLPLPPPPALDLAVLLDIPDQCVAKRAVSYTDGGKHTPGAKGSPQVNNRLFIAQIPHRITSFQDNWIKLEEWFANAGRKSILMRVDADVSKEELCTIMSSILQKAILQRQQDPRQYFEEVDLETPVPALSPPSAASSVQTTAVTNEDESQLSLTEDRPNSVPPADQANRTSTDSTADEDSREEPAPAPASPSPGSSGWVYVDEPLSSSKAEYLCQQWEAVCDSYVSSVKAVMQELRFERTAIDQRLFDIREEFKQFLERPDLKQEFVSQWQKDYNSIPDDLRKNEETKAELIHRLDDLCEHLWDIIDTHKEDDETQRAVLIREKWLEEHSTILVNHHLRLIQEEMSRFQSTRNILRDYYLSAAQQEHLDSIPLLDIEDIGPATVLREILIAKHDDALTVINKLVTTEPLQVDLKAQDSEKIQEKERPQEKEKEKEKEKEKEKENTNKKKDKDKKQKGSPTPPPAPSPPPAVETVEKSPGGVKNGKQKIIQEYAAALNHEANASNVRINLVKGHGLVLLNSLQSRAEQIFSDMQDSLEAHYVAQMKSIDQLAAVVRHFIEAGAKIQNELVLESIDFCLNGDARLISSPLSQLSPPASAIATSSMLTVLQLESLYHCLCNEAPTGVMSSSEFFHLIKDMLPYNSLPEPWENMSETQLKEIISLLADRSKQIDWRRFLVSAAIPWPFPSLTQLLLVRKQFKAADTGDTGYISEEQYNQTELWFSSESEQSVPEDSYQPLNNRQAHLRKLFFQLFSDHSTTPPQLDYMTMLLCFASDHDPKQGFIKALSVMTGHHLHYPTSSAFDTTDSNLWETTVSSCSQPEENPMEEEECAASMSQTVSIPALLSVVGPKVGKMKGGINPASGCLSQEENVEHLMQIFVELGYSPEDAIPFSVLSKHPSFRNLIEVTNHHLFVNVHNVLQAAQPQGERLNSLLIDDDT comes from the exons ATGTCAGACATATTGTGCAAATGGCTCAACGAGGACCTTCGACTGTCAAAGGTTATCG AACGAAATAACTTCGCCAAAGATTTCTCCAATGGTTACCTCATTGGAGAAGTTTTACAGAAATATCAAATCATTAATGATGTCAGTATCTTTATGAAAAAAGA CACTTCCACGTCCAAAATGAACAATTTTACACGCCTCGAGCCAACCCTCCAGCGACTGGGCATCTCCTTTGACCAGGCCACGGCCCAAGGACTGATGAAGGAGAAGCCTGGTGCTGCCACGCATCTTCTTTATCAACTCTACGTCTCGCTAGAAAAGCAGAAAATGAGGAAATTCGAAATCATGCAACCTGATGCCCTGCATAAAATGGGTCTCCAAAAATACTCCGAT CGTCCTGTGGTGAAGAAAAATGATGGGGAGTTGAAGTTACAGAAAATCAATCAAGACTTCGAGAAGAGACAACCTCATTTTGAGAAGTTAGCCCAGAAAAAGAGTCAACTCAAAGATCAGGATGAGAAAAGAGGCACAAACATGAAGAAG TTTTCTCGTCCAAAATACAGTGATGTCGTGTCAAGCCAAAATCAGTCCGCTGATGTCCAGGTTCCAAAACCGCCTCCCTACTCTTCACTGGTCAACATGAGGCGGCAGAAACATCAGCAGCGCAAAGATCAGCAAGCAGAG ATAGTCAAGGCCGAAATTGCAGAGTTTGAGATAAACAGAAAGAAGCTGACCACCTCAGGCTTGACTTCTGCATCTGG TGGTCTAGATGGTCCACTCGGAGGTAGGACTCAAGGCAGTGCCGGAGAAAATGAACTGACGCTCCAGTCCAGCAGCACATATATTCAGGAGATCCGCCAGAGGTTGCAGGAGAATGTCGCTGCTTCTGAGCAGAGAGAAAAGAGACGAATCAGATGTCTGGTCGAGCAGCTCAAAGCCCATTTGGCTCAAGag GAAAGATGGCGAGAAGAGCAACTGATAAGATGTCTGACAGGCCAGACTCAGCAAGAGAAGCGCTTAGCCGTGCAGCTACTCCAAATGCGCAAGCAGAAGGATGCCTTCCGGCAGAACCGCCTGCTGATAGAACAACAGTTCCAGCAACAGCGAGAGAAGGAATTCCGAGAAGCTCTCGAAAGGGAAGCG GCTTTGACCCGTCAAGCTCAGCTGGACCGTGCAGAAGAGATCCAACTGGAGCTAGAATTCTGTAAGAAGATGGCCGCAGAGTTTGCTCGCAACAGGTCCATGAAGCATTTTGAGAACTGCAAGGAGATTTTGGAGCAAATTATAGACTTGGCCACCAAAGTTGGAGAATATCGCCTGCTCACCGCAAA TTTGATTCCAGCAAAGCTGATGCGTGAATGGAAAGAATTGCTGTTAAACGGTCTCCCTCTTTacgagcagcagcagcggcccaCGTCGCCCGACCCTGTAGAGCTCCAGAAACAGGAGCTACTCAACAGTCAGGATTACGAGGAATATGTT AACATGGTTGGAGAATGGGCATGGACAGAGGAGGCCGGGGAGGCCAGCTCACCGGTTGTGCCGAGTCTCAACACGATTCTCAGACATATCTTCTTGAAAATGAGGAGCTTGATCCCGTTAACGAGCCCGTCAGCAATTCTTGGCTACAAGCTCAAGGCGTGTGTGCTGGGCAAGTTCTGCTCTGGCAAAACCACCTGTCTGAAGAGCATTGCTCAAG ATCTCAAAATATGTGTCCTATCAGTGGACAGTCTAGTACAGGAGGCACTGAATGCTCACCAATGTAGAGAGAGG GCCATAGAAGATAATGAAGAAAAGGAGAACGAACTACTTGCAATTCTGAATACCG atctgcAAAAAGAGGAAATCTCACGCCTAAAT TTGTCGGTCCGAGCATTACTGGGAAGAGCTGCCGCAGAAGTGCTGAGCAAAGGCAACGTCATTCCCGATGAGCTCTTGGTGGACATTGTAGCGGAAGCTATCAG CCAGATTCCGTTTGAGTCGGGCTGGATCTTGGATGGCTTTCCAGTCAACGTAGATCAGGCCCATCTACTCGAGAGGGCCATCGGCTTTCTCGACAAGGGCTACGAAATAATGGAACGAAAGATAGACCTCGCCATCGATCCGAATCCTTCGCTGCCCCTGCCCCCGCCGCCTGCGCTGGACTTGGCTGTACTGCTGGACATTCCTGATCAGTGCGTCGCCAAGCGCGCAGTCAGTTACACCG ATGGAGGCAAACATACTCCGGGTGCAAAAGGCTCGCCGCAGGTTAACAACCGATTGTTTATTGCACAGATTCCACATAG GATCACGTCCTTTCAGGATAACTGGATCAAACTTGAGGAATGGTTTGCGAACGCTGGGAGGAAAAGTATTTTGATGCGTGTGGATGCAGATGTATCAAAGGAGGAGCTTTGCACGATCATGAGTAGTATCCTACAGAAGGCTATATTGCAAAGACAGCAAG ATCCTAGGCAATATTTTGAGGAGGTTGACTTAGAGACCCCAGTACCTGCACTGTCTCCCCCTTCTGCTGCAAGTTCCGTCCAAACGACAGCCGTCACAAATGAAGACGAATCCCAATTGAGCCTTACTGAGGACCGACCCAATTCAGTCCCCCCAGCAG ATCAAGCCAACAGGACATCCACCGACTCTACGGCCGACGAGGATTCGCGAGAAGAACCCGCTCCCGCTCCTGCCTCACCCAGCCCGGGTTCTTCCGGCTGGGTCTACGTAGATGAGCCACTCTCCTCA AGCAAAGCCGAGTATCTGTGCCAACAGTGGGAAGCAGTTTGTGATTCTTATGTGAGCAGTGTCAAGGCCGTGATGCAAGAGCTCCGCTTCGAGCGCACTGCTATTGACCAACGCTTGTTTGACATCAG AGAGGAGTTCAAGCAATTCTTGGAGCGACCTGACCTGAAGCAGGAATTTGTATCTCAGTGGCAGAAAGATTACAACAGCATACCTGACGACCTGAGGAAAAACGAGGAGACCAAAGCAGAATTAATTCACCGTCTGGac GACCTGTGCGAGCATTTGTGGGACATTATCGACACGCACAAGGAGGACGATGAGACACAACGGGCTGTGCTCATTCGTGAGAAATGGTTGGAGGAACACAGCACGATCCTGGTCAACCATCATTTAAGACTCATACAG GAGGAAATGAGCCGTTTTCAGAGCACACGCAATATTTTGCGGGACTACTATCTGAGTGCGGCTCAACAGGAACACTTGGACTCCATCCCCCTCCTTGACATTGAAGATATAGGACCTGCAACG GTACTTCGTGAGATCTTGATCGCCAAACACGACGATGCCCTCACAGTCATAAATAAACTG GTGACAACAGAACCTCTGCAGGTGGATCTGAAAGCACAAGACAGTGAGAAAATCCAAGAGAAGGAAAGACCCCAGGAGAAGGAAAAGGAAAAAGAGAAGGAAAAGGAGAAAGAGAAGGAGAACACgaacaaaaagaaagacaaagatAAAAAACAGAAAG GTTCTCCAACTCCCCCTCCTGCTCCCAGCCCACCACCAGCTGTGGAAACTGTGGAGAAGAGCCctggaggtgttaaaaatggcaAACAGAAGATAATCCAAGAATACGCGGCTGCTTTGAACCATGAAG CGAATGCATCAAATGTTCGGATTAATCTGGTGAAAGGCCACGGGCTGGTACTGCTGAACTCTCTGCAAAGCAGAGCAGAACAGATCTTTAGCGACATGCAAGACAGCTTGGAAGCACATTACGTTGCGCAAATGAAGAG tattgaCCAACTTGCGGCGGTGGTGCGCCACTTCATAGAGGCAGGTGCTAAGATTCAGAATGAGTTGGTGCTG GAAAGTATTGATTTCTGTTTGAATGGAGACGCCCGATTGATTTCAAGTCCACTTTCCCAACTGAGTCCCCCTGCCTCGGCGATTGCAACATCTTCAATGCTGACCGTTCTTCAACTGGAATCATTGTACCACTGTCTTTGCAACGAAGCTCCAACAG GTGTCATGTCCAGTTCTGAGTTCTTCCATCTGATCAAGGACATGCTCCCTTATAACTCTCTGCCCGAACCTTGGGAGAACATGAGCGAAACACAG TTGAAGGAGATTATTTCTCTGCTCGCCGATAGATCCAAACAGATAGACTGGCGTCGATTCCTTGTCAGTGCTGCCATCCCTTGGCCGTTTCCTTCTTTAACACAATTGCTGCTTGTGCGCAAGCAGTTCAAGGCAGCAGACACCGGTGACACGGGCTACATAAGTGAGGAGCAATATAATCAG ACGGAGTTGTGGTTTTCCAGCGAGAGTGAGCAGTCCGTCCCCGAGGACTCCTATCAGCCTCTGAATAACCGTCAAGCTCACCTACGCAAG CTTTTTTTCCAGCTGTTTTCCGATCACTCTACCACCCCGCCTCAACTGGACTACATGACCATGCTGCTGTGCTTCGCCTCCGATCACGATCCCAAGCAGGGCTTCATCAAAGCGTTGAGCGTAATGACGGGACATCATCTCCACTACCCCACCTCGAGCGCTTTTGACACA ACTGATTCAAACTTATGGGAGACCACAGTTTCCTCCTGCTCACAGCCAGAAGAAAACCCCATGGAGGAAGAGGAGTGTGCAGCAAGTATGAGCCAGACAGTGTCCATCCCAGCTCTCCTTTCTGTCGTGGGGCCCAAAGtaggaaagatgaaaggtggcaTTAACCCTGCTTCAGGTTGCTTGAGCCAGGAGGAGAATGTTGAG CATCTGATGCAGATATTCGTAGAGCTGGGCTACTCTCCAGAAGATGCCATTCCCTTCTCGGTCCTCTCCAAGCATCCGTCCTTTCGGAATCTGATAGAGGTCACTAATCACCACCTCTTTGTC AACGTTCATAACGTGCTGCAGGCCGCTCAGCCACAAGGAGAGAGGCTCAACAGTCTCCTAATTGACGATGACACCTAA